Proteins found in one Pyrus communis chromosome 15, drPyrComm1.1, whole genome shotgun sequence genomic segment:
- the LOC137717762 gene encoding F-box/kelch-repeat protein At1g22040-like: MGALLSLAGPKSERNEFHEISQNDTCKRQRISPCTFEESQRLIPNLPDELSIQIIARLPRICYFNIRLVSRKWKETVTSSELFKLRKELGRSEEWLYLLTKIEEDKLSWHAFDPLSRRWQRLPQMPNVVYEEEFSKSSSRFSMWNMVGPSIKIAHTIRGWLGGKNAFEQMPFCGCAIGAVDGCLYVLGGFYKATTVRCVWRFDPIQNAWSEVTAMSASRAYCKTGILNNKLYVVGGVTRERGGLIPLQSAEVFEPSTGTWSEVPSMPFSRARALPTAFLTDMLRPIATGLTPYMGRLCVSQSLYSWPFFVDVGGEIYDPETNSWDEMPLGMGDDWPARQAGTKLSVVVDGELYAFDPSSSLDSGKIKVYDQGEDAWKVVIGKVPIHDFAGSDSPYLLAGFHGKLHVITKDANHEIAVLRADLCSNLGSLSPTLAPLLGSSSDEHSDALAESDAVVWKIIGTRDFGSGELVGCQVLDL; the protein is encoded by the coding sequence ATGGGGGCTCTTTTGAGTTTGGCTGGTCCGAAGTCTGAGAGAAACGAGTTCCATGAGATCTCTCAGAATGACACCTGCAAGAGGCAAAGAATATCACCATGTACTTTTGAGGAGAGCCAAAGACTAATTCCCAATCTTCCTGATGAGCTATCGATCCAAATTATTGCCAGACTCCCTAGAATTTGCTACTTCAATATCAGGCTGGTTTCCCGGAAGTGGAAGGAAACTGTTACTAGCTCTGAACTATTTAAATTGAGAAAAGAACTTGGTAGAAGTGAAGAATGGCTGTACTTGttgacaaaaattgaagagGATAAACTTTCCTGGCATGCTTTTGATCCCCTGTCGAGAAGGTGGCAGAGGCTACCTCAGATGCCCAATGTAGTTTATGAAGAAGAATTCAGCAAGAGTTCTTCTAGGTTTTCGATGTGGAATATGGTGGGCCCAAGTATCAAAATTGCTCATACTATTAGAGGCTGGTTAGGGGGAAAGAACGCATTTGAACAAATGCCGTTTTGTGGTTGTGCCATTGGTGCTGTTGATGGATGCCTTTATGTTCTAGGTGGATTTTATAAAGCTACGACCGTGAGGTGCGTCTGGAGATTTGATCCAATTCAGAATGCATGGAGTGAAGTGACAGCCATGTCTGCAAGTAGAGCCTATTGTAAGACAGGTATTCTGAATAACAAACTTTATGTTGTTGGAGGGGTTACTCGGGAACGAGGTGGATTGATCCCTCTTCAGTCTGCTGAAGTTTTTGAGCCCTCCACTGGTACATGGTCTGAAGTACCAAGCATGCCATTCTCAAGGGCTCGAGCACTGCCCACTGCCTTTTTGACTGACATGCTAAGGCCTATTGCCACCGGTTTGACTCCCTACATGGGAAGGCTATGTGTCTCCCAGAGTCTGTATTCATGGCCCTTTTTTGTTGATGTCGGGGGAGAAATCTATGATCCCGAAACAAATTCTTGGGATGAAATGCCTCTTGGCATGGGAGATGATTGGCCTGCTCGGCAGGCTGGTACAAAGTTGAGCGTTGTGGTAGATGGTGAATTGTATGCTTTTGATCCTTCGAGTTCTTTGGATAGTGGTAAGATCAAGGTGTACGATCAAGGAGAAGATGCTTGGAAAGTTGTTATAGGAAAAGTCCCTATTCATGACTTTGCTGGTTCAGATTCTCCATATTTACTTGCTGGTTTTCATGGAAAACTTCATGTCATCACAAAAGATGCAAATCATGAAATCGCAGTTCTGCGTGCTGACCTGTGCAGTAATTTGGGTTCTTTGTCACCAACCTTAGCTCCTCTCCTAGGTAGCTCCTCAGATGAACATTCCGACGCACTGGCAGAATCAGACGCAGTTGTGTGGAAGATCATTGGGACTCGGGATTTTGGTTCAGGTGAATTGGTTGGCTGTCAAGTTCTTGATCTTTAG
- the LOC137717301 gene encoding membrane-anchored ubiquitin-fold protein 3-like isoform X1, protein MAAGQDLIELKFRLFDGTDIGPQKYSPSTTVQSLKEKILAQWPKEKENGPRTINDLKLINAGKILENNRTLADSRNPVGELPGSLITMHVVVRPPIGDKKNDKLMNDSPEQPRCSCSIL, encoded by the exons ATGGCGGCAGGTCAAGATTTGATTGAGCTGAAATTCAGGCTATTTGATGGGACCGACATAGGACCTCAGAAGTATAGCCCATCTACCACTGTACAATCACTCAAGGAGAAAATACTTGCACAATGGCCTAAag AGAAAGAAAATGGTCCAAGGACAATAAATGATTTGAAGCTTATTAATGCGGGAAAGATACTGGAAAACAACAGGACACTTGCTGACTCCAGAAATCCAGTTGGTGAACTCCCTGGAAGTCTCATCACTATGCACGTGGTTGTGCGCCCTCCTATTGGAGACAAAAAGAATg ATAAATTGATGAATGATTCTCCAGAGCAGCCTCGATGTTCATGTTCAATATTGTAG
- the LOC137717299 gene encoding uncharacterized protein — MSRITRWKLEKTKVKVVFRLQFHATHVPQTGWDKLFISFIPADSGKATAKTTKANVRNGTCKWGDPIYETTRLLQDTKTKQYDEKLYKLVVTMGSSRSSILGETNINLADYADASKPSSVALPLLGCDSGTVLHVTVQLLTSKTGFREFEQQRELRESGLRTTSDQNRNDVSTTRRISSSEDAVNEQMDKMNSKVRFKELSPHEEGAGLNEEYADSTGGFEYSSTTSESLYAEKHDASSTHEIDSIKSTTSADLGGLSLSQSPGQEKQHPSDQQFLVQGTSEWAHSWGSEFSPDAYLPNASEENSRLSRSLEAAESSILDLKQEVNSLQVHADEIGNDAEKFGLQLDAEIASGEQLAKEISTLRSECSKLKEDLEEQKSFKLSIPFSHRETIETGQDRIFHELRLRWFKGLSSMEDKLKGLQSKALFGANERDFQSCHSDFEALLGVLQVLKQETGQASSGLNVTSVKADEISLHKGEQLVLGTRVDADSHQPEGAVHCLSIPGLVSLDFDSVDAANAMKGKFVEILRELDEMKADRESLAKKADQMECYYEALIHELEENQRQMIGELQNLRNEHSTCLYTISSANAEMERIQQDMNNERRIFSKEKHDLDSLNKEFERRATTAEAALKRARMNYSIAVNQLQKDLELLSFQVQSMHETNENLIKQAFEDSLIPMFQGCEETVQNKKSDSEEFPSAKHLQCQNQCYGIKKQQLDGDALSDDLRRSLHLQKGIYQKVEEELYEVHLVNVYLDVLSKTLQVTLIEASAAFGLTKEKVHELSQQLELSTESNELLMLRLQTALDEIRCLKEYKETCNSIRNDLVLKNQILEADLQNAISENGLLTQKIVEWKGMIKEYETYESKYKACTTEKLQLENLLQRETLENGILQNKLSSLQEELKSVRTDFDELACTKEDLQNIVNFLQGKLWNLLASYDQKYKSLALCRGCVCQGLESRDLTGVVMQIEELQNNVYGKIVQMMEEKKELAQERDIAQESLRAAESDNLIMKRKFEHDLRGTVDKLDVSSALVQKLQSRVEAMANRPEISFEAEDNYAQQHRELLFDLDNLELELQQLTSKIEGLAEEFMALEKLTEELGRCNLTIAALTVEKEALMVSLQDKTDESSRLALELNSLQGSLLSLHDEVQTERNLRDKLESTITDLTSQLNEKHCQVLGFDQQKAELVHLKQLVSDLELEKSRVSRLLLDSEEYLKDVREKCSSVSALEAQLSEMHEFSIAADVGFTFTKAQYETRIEELERYNLTITALLEEKEVLMASLQDKTQESSRLALELNSLQGSLVSLYDEVQTERNLKDKLESTITELTSHLNEKHCQLLGFDQQKAELAHLKQLVSDLELEKSRVSCLLLDSEECLKDVRKECSSISALEAQLSEMHESSIAADVGLTFTKVQYEMRIEELERYNLTIAELAEEKEALMASLQNKTEESSKLCLELNRMQGSLLSMQDELQTERNLRDKSESRITDLASQLIKKNSQLLDFDHQMAELVHLKQLVLDLELEKSRVLGLLLDSEKCLKDAREECSSVSALEAQLSEMHEFSIAADVGFTFTKTQYEAVIKELCQKLHFSDSQVSEIRNNFLNVENMLNKCLASKGHYLEENTQLMTSLNFIKSELEASSAQNRILLDANSVMRTELEECKKRAENTEDIVHMDKSQSALEVERLEYLLMTSEEEIDNLIFSKEELEVKALVLKAKLDEQSAQLTLLEGYKNEMEMLHDRCSELTQKLAQQVLKTEEFKNLSIHFKDLKDKAYAEGLHAQDKKEPERPPTAMQESLRIVFIKEQYETKLQELKQQLAMSNKHSEEMLWKLQDAVDEVENRKKSEATHVKRNEGLGMKILELESDLRSLLSEKREIMKAYDLMKAEKECSLISLECCKEEKQELEASLQKCTEEKAKIALELTSAKDLLASSSSSVNYQRGAEEPLAKFSELDGANGEASQHECMNSVDEADQSNVLNNINSKQDDLVSGGVNGISGIVLSKQRDILNSDMKHWVLANENFKAQGLKSSMENLNKELERMKHENLLLSVDDQHLEPNFPGLQREIMQLNKVNEELGNIFPSFNEFSCSGNALERVLALEVELAEALQAKKKSTIQFQSSFVKQHSDEEAVFHSFRDINELIKDMLEIKGRYATVETELKDMHDRYSQLSLQFAEVEGERQKLMMTLKNVRASKKALYSNRSSTSPFLDPS, encoded by the exons aTGAATTCGAAAGTTAGATTCAAAGAACTCTCTCCCCATGAAGAAGGGGCTGGTCTGAATGAAGAGTATGCTGATTCAACTGGTGGATTTGAATATTCTTCCACTACTTCAGAAAGTTTATATGCTGAGAAACATGACGCGTCTAGCACCCATGAGATTGACAGTATTAAGAGTACCACCTCTGCTGATCTAGGGGGATTGTCCCTTAGTCAAAGTCCCGGACAAGAGAAACAACATCCCTCAGATCAGCAATTCTTGGTACAGGGGACCAGTGAGTGGGCTCATAGCTGGGGCTCTGAATTTTCTCCAGATGCTTATTTACCAAATGCTTCTGAGGAAAATAGCAGGCTTAGCAGAAGCTTGGAAGCAGCTGAATCATCCATTCTTGACCTTAAGCAGGAGGTGAACTCTTTACAGGTTCATGCTGATGAAATCGGCAATGATGCAGAAAAATTTGGTCTTCAACTTGATGCTGAAATTGCTTCTGGAGAACAATTAGCAAAAGAAATTTCCACACTGAGATCCGAATGTTCAAAGTTAAAAGAAGATCTTGAGGAGCAAAAAAGTTTCAAACTAAGCATTCCATTCTCCCACAGGGAAACTATTGAGACAGGCCAAGATCGCATTTTTCATGAGTTACGGCTCAGGTGGTTTAAGGGCCTTTCAAGCATGGAGGATAAATTAAAAGGGCTTCAGAGCAAGGCATTATTTGGAGCAAATGAAAGGGACTTCCAGTCCTGTCACTCGGATTTCGAGGCATTGCTTGGTGTTTTGCAAGTTCTCAAACAAGAGACTGGACAGGCAAGTTCAGGGCTGAACGTGACAAGCGTAAAGGCTGATGAAATAAGTTTACATAAAGGTGAGCAATTAGTACTAGGAACGAGGGTGGATGCAGATTCCCATCAACCCGAGGGTGCCGTTCATTGTCTAAGTATACCTGGCCTGGTGTCACTAGACTTTGATTCTGTAGATGCTGCCAATGCAATGAAAGGGAagtttgttgaaattttaagAGAGTTGGATGAGATGAAAGCTGATCGAGAAAGCCTTGCAAAGAAAGCAGACCAGATGGAGTGCTACTATGAAGCTCTCATTCATGAACTTGAGGAAAACCAGAGACAGATGATTGGAGAATTGCAGAATCTCAGGAATGAGCATTCTACTTGCTTGTACACAATTTCATCTGCTAACGCTGAGATGGAGAGAATCCAGCAAGACATGAACAACGAGCGAAGAATATTTTCCaaagaaaagcatgatttgGACTCTCTGAACAAGGAGTTTGAAAGAAGGGCTACTACAGCAGAAGCAGCACTTAAAAGGGCACGCATGAATTACTCTATTGCAGTGAACCAGTTACAGAAGGACCTTGAATTGCTTTCATTCCAGGTTCAGTCCATGCATGAGACTAATGAGAACCTCATTAAGCAGGCTTTTGAAgattctttgattccaatgtttcaGGGTTGTGAAGAAACAGTGCAGAATAAGAAATCGGATTCAGAGGAATTTCCATCTGCGAAACACTTACAGTGTCAGAATCAATGCTACGGGATAAAGAAACAGCAGTTAGATGGGGATGCATTATCAGATGATTTGAGAAGATCCCTCCACTTGCAGAAGGGTATCTACCAAAAGGTTGAAGAAGAACTTTATGAGGTGCATCTGGTGAATGTGTATTTGGATGTATTGTCAAAGACTCTACAAGTTACTTTGATTGAAGCAAGTGCTGCCTTCGGATTGACGAAAGAGAAAGTGCATGAACTTTCACAACAGCTGGAGCTTTCAACTGAGTCCAATGAGTTGTTGATGCTGAGGCTGCAGACTGCATTGGATGAGATTCGCTGCCTGAAGGAGTACAAGGAAACTTGTAATTCAATCCGCAATGACTTGGTTCTGAAGAACCAAATTTTGGAAGCAGATTTACAAAACGCTATTAGTGAAAATGGCCTTCTTACCCAGAAGATTGTTGAATGGAAAGGTAtgataaaagaatatgaaacttATGAGAGCAAATACAAGGCCTGCACTACTGAAAAATTACAGCTGGAAAATTTGTTGCAAAGGGAAACCCTAGAAAACGGCATTCTTCAGAACAAACTTTCCTCTTTGCAGGAAGAGTTGAAATCTGTCAGAACCGACTTTGATGAGCTAGCTTGCACGAAGGAGGATCTGCAGAATATTGTGAATTTTCTACAGGGTAAGTTATGGAATCTGTTGGCATCATATGACCAAAAGTATAAAAGCCTGGCTCTTTGCCGCGGATGTGTCTGTCAAGGCTTGGAATCCAGAGATTTAACAGGTGTAGTGATGCAAATAGAAGAGCTTCAGAACAATGTATATGGAAAGATTGTCCAAATgatggaagagaagaaagagctAGCACAAGAAAGAGATATTGCTCAAGAGTCTTTACGCGCAGCAGAGTCTGATAATCTGATCATGAAGCGGAAATTTGAACACGATCTACGAGGTACAGTGGATAAACTAGATGTTTCGAGTGCGCTGGTTCAAAAGCTCCAGTCACGAGTTGAGGCCATGGCAAACAGACCCGAGATTAGCTTTGAAGCCGAAGACAATTATGCACAACAGCACAGAGAGCTTTTGTTTGATCTTGATAATTTAGAATTGGAGCTGCAGCAACTTACTTCTAAAATTGAGGGCCTTGCTGAGGAATTTATGGCATTGGAGAAATTAACTGAAGAACTAGGAAGGTGTAACCTGACCATAGCAGCATTAACAGTGGAAAAAGAAGCTTTGATGGTGTCCTTACAGGATAAAACTGATGAATCTTCCAGGCTTGCTCTCGAGCTTAATAGTTTGCAAGGGAGTTTACTTTCTTTGCATGATGAGGTGCAAACGGAGAGAAATCTCAGAGATAAGTTAGAGAGTACAATCACAGATCTCACATCCCAATTGAACGAGAAGCATTGCCAGGTGCTAGGTTTTGATCAGCAGAAGGCTGAGCTTGTCCATCTCAAACAATTGGTTTCAGATCTAGAATTAGAGAAATCAAGAGTCTCCCGTCTCTTGTTGGATTCTGAGGAATATCTAAAAGACGTCCGTGAAAAATGTTCTTCCGTTTCTGCTTTAGAGGCTCAATTGTCTGAAATGCATGAATTTTCAATAGCTGCTGATGTTGGATTCACTTTCACAAAGGCTCAATATGAGACAAGGATAGAAGAACTAGAAAGGTATAACTTGACAATAACAGCACTGTTAGAGGAAAAAGAAGTTTTGATGGCGTCTTTACAGGATAAAACTCAAGAATCTTCCAGGCTTGCTCTCGAGCTTAATAGTTTGCAAGGGAGTTTGGTTTCTTTGTATGATGAGGTGCAAACAGAAAGAAATCTAAAGGATAAGTTAGAGAGTACAATTACAGAGCTCACTTCCCATTTGAATGAGAAGCATTGCCAGTTGCTAGGTTTTGATCAGCAGAAGGCTGAGCTTGCCCATCTAAAACAATTGGTATCGGATCTAGAACTAGAGAAATCAAGAGTTTCCTGTCTCTTGTTGGATTCTGAGGAATGTCTAAAAGACGTCCGTAAAGAGTGTTCTTCCATTTCTGCTTTGGAGGCTCAATTGTCTGAAATGCATGAATCTTCAATAGCTGCTGATGTTGGACTCACTTTCACAAAAGTTCAATATGAGATGAGGATTGAAGAACTAGAAAGGTATAACCTGACCATAGCGGAATTGGCAGAGGAGAAAGAAGCTTTAATGGCGTCCTTGCAGAATAAAACTGAAGAATCTTCCAAGCTTTGTCTGGAGCTTAATAGGATGCAAGGAAGTTTGCTCTCTATGCAAGATGAGTTGCAAACTGAGAGAAATCTCAGAGATAAGTCAGAGAGTAGAATTACAGATCTGGCTTCCCAATTGATTAAGAAGAACAGTCAGTTGCTAGATTTTGATCACCAGATGGCTGAGCTGGTCCATCTCAAACAACTGGTATTGGACCTAGAACTAGAGAAATCAAGAGTTCTCGGTCTCCTGTTGGATTCTGAGAAATGTCTTAAAGACGCTCGTGAAGAGTGTTCTTCTGTCTCTGCTTTGGAAGCTCAGTTATCTGAAATGCATGAATTTTCAATAGCTGCTGATGTTGGATTCACTTTCACAAAAACTCAATATGAGGCCGTGATCAAAGAGCTTTGTCAGAAACTACACTTTTCAGATAGCCAAGTTTCTGAAATTCGCAACAATTTCCTTAATGTAGAGAATATGCTTAACAAATGTCTTGCTAGCAAAGGCCATTACCTTGAAGAGAACACCCAATTGATGACAAGTCTCAATTTCATTAAATCTGAGTTGGAAGCCTCCAGTGCTCAAAACAGGATACTTCTTGATGCAAACAGTGTTATGAGGACCGAACTTGAGGAATGCAAGAAAAGAGCTGAAAATACGGAGGATATTGTCCATATGGATAAAAGTCAGTCTGCTCTTGAGGTGGAAAGGCTGGAATATCTTCTAATGACTTCTGAAGAAGAGATTGATAACCTGATATTCTCCAAGGAAGAACTGGAAGTCAAAGCTTTAGTACTCAAAGCCAAGTTGGATGAACAGTCCGCTCAGCTAACCTTGCTGGAAGGATATAAGAATGAAATGGAAATGCTGCACGATAGATGTAGCGAGCTTACACAGAAGCTTGCTCAACAGGTCTTGAAGACAGAAGAATTTAAGAACTTGTCCATCCACTTTAAGGATCTTAAAGACAAGGCTTATGCCGAGGGCCTCCATGCACAGGATAAAAAAGAACCAGAAAGGCCACCAACTGCTATGCAAGAGTCTTTAAGAATTGTATTCATCAAAGAACAATATGAAACCAAGCTGCAAGAACTGAAACAACAACTTGCTATGTCCAATAAGCACAGTGAGGAGATGCTCTGGAAATTACAAGATGCAGTCGACGAAGTTGAGAATAGGAAAAAATCCGAAGCTACTCATGTGAAGAGAAACGAAGGGCTAGGAATGAAGATCTTGGAATTGGAGTCTGACCTACGTTCATTACTTTCTGAAAAGCGTGAAATAATGAAAGCATATGACCTGATGAAAGCTGAAAAGGAATGCTCATTAATAAGCCTCGAGTGCTGTAAGGAAGAAAAACAAGAGCTTGAAGCGTCTTTGCAGAAGTGCACTGAGGAAAAAGCTAAAATTGCTTTAGAACTCACCTCAGCGAAGGATTTACTTGCGAGCAGTTCATCATCTGTAAATTATCAGAGGGGCGCAGAAGAACCTTTGGCTAAGTTTTCTGAACTAGATGGAGCCAATGGTGAAGcatctcaacatgaatgcatgaATTCCGTTGATGAAGCAGACCAGTCAAATGTACTCAACAATATAAACTCCAAGCAG GATGATCTTGTATCTGGAGGTGTAAATGGGATCTCTGGTATAGTACTTTCCAAGCAAAGGGATATTCTTAATAGCGACATGAAGCATTGGGTTCTTGCCAATGAGAATTTTAAGGCCCAAGGCTTAAAGTCTAGCATGGAAAACTTAAATAAGGAG TTGGAAAGGATGAAACATGAAAATTTGCTTCTTTCCGTCGATGATCAACACCTTGAACCAAATTTTCCTGGTTTACAAAGAGAGATTATGCAATTAAATAAG GTAAATGAAGAATTGGGAAATATATTTCCCTCCTTCAACGAATTTTCTTGCAGTGGCAATGCATTAGAGAGGGTGCTAGCTTTAGAAGTTGAACTTGCTGAAGCATTGCAGGCAAAGAAGAAATCAACTATCCAGTTTCAAAG TTCTTTCGTGAAACAACACAGCGACGAGGAAGCAGTGTTTCACAGCTTCAGAGACATCAACGAGCTAATTAAAGACATGCTGGAGATTAAGGGAAGATATGCTACCGTGGAAACGGAACTCAAAGACATGCATGACCGTTACTCCCAGTTAAGCCTTCAGTTTGCAGAGGTCGAAGGGGAGAGACAAAAACTAATGATGACTCTCAAGAATGTCCGAGCGTCAAAGAAAGCCCTATACTCGAATCGCTCCTCAACATCCCCTTTTCTAGACCCTTCGTAA
- the LOC137717301 gene encoding membrane-anchored ubiquitin-fold protein 3-like isoform X2: MAAGQDLIELKFRLFDGTDIGPQKYSPSTTVQSLKEKILAQWPKEKENGPRTINDLKLINAGKILENNRTLADSRNPVGELPGSLITMHVVVRPPIGDKKNVAFLYR, from the exons ATGGCGGCAGGTCAAGATTTGATTGAGCTGAAATTCAGGCTATTTGATGGGACCGACATAGGACCTCAGAAGTATAGCCCATCTACCACTGTACAATCACTCAAGGAGAAAATACTTGCACAATGGCCTAAag AGAAAGAAAATGGTCCAAGGACAATAAATGATTTGAAGCTTATTAATGCGGGAAAGATACTGGAAAACAACAGGACACTTGCTGACTCCAGAAATCCAGTTGGTGAACTCCCTGGAAGTCTCATCACTATGCACGTGGTTGTGCGCCCTCCTATTGGAGACAAAAAGAATg TTGCATTTTTATACAGATAA